Proteins from a genomic interval of Sugiyamaella lignohabitans strain CBS 10342 chromosome C, complete sequence:
- the SLT2 gene encoding mitogen-activated serine/threonine-protein kinase SLT2 (Serine/threonine MAP kinase; involved in regulating maintenance of cell wall integrity, cell cycle progression, and nuclear mRNA retention in heat shock; required for mitophagy and pexophagy; affects recruitment of mitochondria to phagophore assembly site (PAS); plays a role in adaptive response of cells to cold; regulated by the PKC1-mediated signaling pathway; SLT2 has a paralog, KDX1, that arose from the whole genome duplication; GO_component: GO:0005935 - cellular bud neck [Evidence IDA] [PMID 12361575]; GO_component: GO:0005935 - cellular bud neck [Evidence IDA] [PMID 23924898]; GO_component: GO:0005934 - cellular bud tip [Evidence IDA] [PMID 12361575]; GO_component: GO:0005934 - cellular bud tip [Evidence IDA] [PMID 23924898]; GO_component: GO:0005737 - cytoplasm [Evidence IDA] [PMID 11914276]; GO_component: GO:0043332 - mating projection tip [Evidence IDA] [PMID 12361575]; GO_component: GO:0005634 - nucleus [Evidence IDA] [PMID 12361575]; GO_component: GO:0005634 - nucleus [Evidence IDA] [PMID 23924898]; GO_function: GO:0005524 - ATP binding [Evidence IEA,IEA]; GO_function: GO:0004707 - MAP kinase activity [Evidence IEA,IEA]; GO_function: GO:0004707 - MAP kinase activity [Evidence ISS] [PMID 8386319]; GO_function: GO:0016301 - kinase activity [Evidence IEA]; GO_function: GO:0000166 - nucleotide binding [Evidence IEA]; GO_function: GO:0004672 - protein kinase activity [Evidence IEA]; GO_function: GO:0004672 - protein kinase activity [Evidence IDA] [PMID 16319894]; GO_function: GO:0004674 - protein serine/threonine kinase activity [Evidence IEA,IEA]; GO_function: GO:0004674 - protein serine/threonine kinase activity [Evidence IDA] [PMID 20823268]; GO_function: GO:0004674 - protein serine/threonine kinase activity [Evidence IDA] [PMID 24554767]; GO_function: GO:0016740 - transferase activity [Evidence IEA]; GO_function: GO:0016772 - transferase activity, transferring phosphorus-containing groups [Evidence IEA]; GO_process: GO:0000165 - MAPK cascade [Evidence IEA,IEA]; GO_process: GO:0030969 - UFP-specific transcription factor mRNA processing involved in endoplasmic reticulum unfolded protein response [Evidence IMP] [PMID 18971375]; GO_process: GO:0000917 - barrier septum assembly [Evidence IGI] [PMID 19633265]; GO_process: GO:0030968 - endoplasmic reticulum unfolded protein response [Evidence IDA,IMP] [PMID 16380504]; GO_process: GO:0009272 - fungal-type cell wall biogenesis [Evidence IGI] [PMID 16524906]; GO_process: GO:0030242 - peroxisome degradation [Evidence IMP] [PMID 20385774]; GO_process: GO:0016310 - phosphorylation [Evidence IEA]; GO_process: GO:0006468 - protein phosphorylation [Evidence IEA]; GO_process: GO:0006468 - protein phosphorylation [Evidence IMP] [PMID 14703512]; GO_process: GO:0006468 - protein phosphorylation [Evidence IDA] [PMID 16319894]; GO_process: GO:0006468 - protein phosphorylation [Evidence IMP] [PMID 20219973]; GO_process: GO:0008361 - regulation of cell size [Evidence IMP] [PMID 17302939]; GO_process: GO:0060237 - regulation of fungal-type cell wall organization [Evidence IGI,IMP] [PMID 8386319]; GO_process: GO:0042990 - regulation of transcription factor import into nucleus [Evidence IMP] [PMID 20219973]; GO_process: GO:0001101 - response to acid [Evidence IMP] [PMID 16087742]; GO_process: GO:0007165 - signal transduction [Evidence IMP] [PMID 8386319]) produces the protein MNCDLNKVIQGAVDFTDIHLQSFGYQILCGVKYIHSASVIHRDLKPGNILVNSFGQLKICDFGLARGVSDTNKSQKANHLTHYVATRWYRAPELIYTRAAYTSASKFT, from the coding sequence ATGAATTGTGACTTGAACAAAGTTATTCAAGGGGCAGTTGATTTCACCGATATTCATCTACAGAGTTTTGGATATCAGATACTTTGTGGGGTCAAGTACATTCATTCGGCTTCGGTGATCCATCGAGATCTTAAACCGGGAAATATCCTCGTGAATTCGTTTGGACAATTAAAAATATGTGACTTCGGGCTTGCTAGAGGTGTATCAGATACAAATAAATCTCAAAAGGCAAATCATTTGACCCATTATGTAGCAACCAGATGGTACAGAGCACCTGAATTAATATACACCAGAGCAGCATACACCTCAGCCAGTAAGTTTACCTAG